From the genome of Medicago truncatula cultivar Jemalong A17 chromosome 2, MtrunA17r5.0-ANR, whole genome shotgun sequence:
CAAGCAACATCATTTCACATataattaagattaaaataaataattaacttGTAATGGTGGTGACCATAATCATAGCGATAGAGATCAATCGTCCCCATTCCATGCCCATTTTCTCATGATCCACTTCAACAATCAATATGATACCAAAACACTAGAGTTAACGAAGTTGTGTTGCAATAAGTCTTGATAACACAACTTAGTGGTAAAACATATGTAAGTGTTGGGTGGAAAGCGGGAGCACAGGTTCAAACCAGAGTACACTCCATCCATTTTCCCACTCCCCCACTACCATCTGCACTACTAAACAAAAAATGTTGTGTTGGAAGAAATGACTCTTTAATCCTAGGGGCATATGTTTTAAGTGGTGGGACATGAAACGACGACATGTAATCTGGGATCTACTATAGTATGCCTATAACCTATCATGTGTAGTTATACTCCAGAAACAGCATGCAATTTACTTCTACATAATAAAGCAGAATCATTTCCATGAAACAACTTATGTACAGTTGGTGGGGATCCTGTGTACCATCCTATTCCATTGGAACCATTTTTATGATTCACTAAAAAGACGATGATGCATACATGGGGGCTGCGCAGTTTATGTAATGATCTAGTAGTATGAATTATTTCTATGCTAATCATTAAGTGAATCTACTATTCTCAATTTAACCAAATTGTCCTAACATTTAGAAAGTTGGAGTCCTTTATGCTAgtttatttttctgttagtaAATCTAAAAGCGCTTCAGCACAATCATCTTTGTGGACCTTGATGTATAACATAACATTCAACAAACTTAACTTATTTGACATCATATTTGTAGTCAGAAAaagtgccaaaattattttcccTGTTGTTGATATTAACTAAGTCAGAGTACCTAGCACACATAAACAATGCATACAACATTCAGAGACTTATACATACCTGGGAGAAAGCTCAGAAATCCTAATGCTAAAAGGCCATAAGCTTGAGAGCGTTCTCCCCCCATATGACCAGTGAAAATAAAGTATGAAAGAAACAGAAGTCCGGTACCAAGAAACAAGAGGAAGAGTGCAAGGGCAATAGATTTCCAGGGAACTCTGTCCAAGGCTCTCGGTGTGTAATCAAATCGAGGGTCAAATGATCTAGTTTGATTACCAACATAATCATCCTCATCTGTGGCAAGAGGGGTGTAACGAACGCGTCTAGTTGCCATATCAAATCTTTCTGAGTTCCTTGCTTGCTCCTATGATTTTCAACCAAAAGTGATATGAAACCCTCAGCTCGGGTTAGATTTACAGATACGACTAAGCAGAAGGGTAAGTATAGTTCATTAAGTTGCCACAAAGCGCAAGGAAAGGTTCAGCTGCATTACGAAGAAACTATCACTTACTTAACTACAACAAATTAGTAAACTAGAGAGATACAATAAAATAATACGCCTAATATCAATATCTAAAAACTAATAATATCATCAATGATACatttgcaaacaaaaaaaactatatgaaaaatgtaattttgaaacTTATCCAACACAAGTTCTAACAGAATTCTATCGGCGTTCCTCTTTTAATCAAAAGTATCCACCAAATGGAGACAAAGATTTAGTCTGAGATTTAATTAAAATCCATCACGTAATATAAGCTATAGATCTTTCTAAGAAAAAAAGGGATTAAACAACATGTACAATTAtctttacatattttaattaactAGATACTAAATTACAGACGAGTGGGAACTCACGTGCAATTTGGGGGTATCGCCGCCGCGAATCGAATCGAATCGAATCGAGAAGACAAAGCCGTTTCTAGCCGC
Proteins encoded in this window:
- the LOC11443334 gene encoding transmembrane protein 230, giving the protein MATRRVRYTPLATDEDDYVGNQTRSFDPRFDYTPRALDRVPWKSIALALFLLFLGTGLLFLSYFIFTGHMGGERSQAYGLLALGFLSFLPGFYETRLAYYAWRGAKGYRFSAIPDY